The DNA sequence tcacatgcttaaatgctttgctggattggatcTTATTGCGTAAGAAGTTGCTTTTTTTGCAAGGTCTCTTTTGCATTGCTGGCCTTTGCTCAAACTTAATTTTACTTATGTTCAGAAGAAAAACAAGAACTCAGAAAAATCACCTAAGGAAAGGCAGCAGCAAAACACTTCTTGTGAAAGAACAGAATGCTGTTACTAATCCCTGAATGTCATAATAAAAGTAAAGCATAAGctcctagggccagatcctcaactacaGAGGAAACACAGAGTGCAAGTCAGGAAGGGTCGCTTAAAGCTCACGTTTCCATTCCCGTGATCCTGGTACCGTATTAACCAATGCTCACCTCTGCACTTTCTCTACTCCATCTATCATGTTAGAGCAGCCTAAGGGATGCTCTAATTTATGATGGTCTGCAAAGGCCTCAAGGGAGCTGAAACACAACCCAGGGTAACATAGCCCAGGATGCATGAGCCAGGCCCCTTTTTCCAGCTGTGCCAGCAGCGGTACAAGAGTTCCTGTGTCACTCAACAGAAAATCACCCTTCCATCAGGCTGACCCCTCCTGCAATGTGTAAGATGGCTTTAAGGCTGCACtgtagaatctggcccttaagagCAATTATGACAGATATGGTTAAGGATCTTTATGAAAGAAAAGTCCATTTTGAAAAGGTTAACATATGTCAAAGTAGGGTGTAAATCCTTTGTCCATCACAATCCAGTAGCCCTCAGGTAAGGCATAAATGGAACATGAATGGAATATGCTGAAATAAACAAGGGTTAGTTTGCGCTCTAAGGCAGATTCTTTTACTTGGCTGTTCCTAATGTCAGTCCCATCAATCTATCAGTTTCTCAACACTACCTTTCAGGGATAAGGAAGCAGATGAGACTGTTGTATAGGCAAGGAAATGGTTGATTCTTGTATATGGCCAGATTGTGTCATTGAATTTTAAAGAGAACGCCCAGCTAATTTCAATAGGGagtgctgtttttaaaaagtcaacgaTATTGAACATGCGTACAAAGTATTTTTTCCTGTCCCCGTCTAATGGCTAGTTTATGTAGAGGATAACAGCCAATTACCAGCTCACTGAGTTACTACTTTAACTCAAGTAGGAGAGATATCTATAAATGGTGTTGAAGATCCCAGGTTCAAACTCTGCTGATGACCTGTGGCTAAGGCTGTATAATGTGATGGTGTGTACACTTACTGTCCTTCCCAAAACAGAGATGGAGGAATTTTTCTTGCTTTCATCAGTATTTTCACTTAGAGCCGGATACAAAGTCCATTGACAAGAACTGGACTAgttacactgacttcagtaatCTTTGGATCACCCCCTTGGTATCTCTGCTTGGAGTCTtttagacagggccggctccaggcaccagcccagcaagcagctgcttggggcggccaacagtgagggaagtccgggtcttcggcagcaatttggtggagggtccctcagtccttctcggagcgaaggaccagcagCTGAACTGCCATCAAAGACTGAAGCAATAGCAGTAGAGCTGCAGAACGTGATcatggcttcttttttttttctgcttggggcggcaaaaaccttggagccggccctggttttaGATCCCAGCTACATTACAAAAACATCCCCTGCTTCGAAGCAATTTTATAATCATGACTCTTTCAACATGATTTCTTCTTGTAATATATGCTATCAGTTTGGATGGAACATAAGTTTCATCTGACCCATTCTTAAGGCTAGGTTACTACATATGTGCTCACTACATGTACTTATTGTAGCAAAACTACCTTGTGtcaagaatatattttaaaaggaatgtGCTATTCACACTGTGGGACAATCTGCAAGCCAAGACAATTTTAATTGGTTTAGAACATGGCCCACTCTGCATGGAAGCAAAACATATAGATGGCAGCACAAGGTAGGATTTCTTGCACCCAACTGATGAGCCTTAACGTCACACTGCCACCATATGTTCTCTCAACTGGCCCAAAGTTCCCCAGGATGGAGAAGCAGGGATTCATCTGGCACCTGGTATGGATGTTCTGCCCTGGAGCTAAAGAAGCGGCTCCAATACCTCATGCCAATCTAAGTTCTGCTACACACTTAGGCTGTGCCTGCACTAAAGAACCAAACTATAGGTAACTGAACTGGCAGGACATCACAAGTGTAAGTACTAGTGTACTAGTgtaagtgtccatgcaggtttgACGGAAGTTCTGTCCACATTAGTGCTGCAATGCTCCATCGCAGTCTCACTACCCTCCAGGTATCTCACAGTTCCCAGAATAGCTCCCTGAAGCACTGGCTCCTCACAGATTTTAAAAGGCTTCTGGGAGCCCAGGAAATTATGGAAGATTTCCTGTAAGTCCCTGGGTACCAAAGCTATTTCttgttacttttttaaaaatggaagccaGGTTGAACATTTGCTCCTGATTCCTGCTTGTCAAAAAGCTTATCAGAAGCTCCTGCAGAAACACAGATGTGATTTAAAGGCCAATGTCCCTGATCTTCTGTAAAAAGTAAACACAAAAGTCTTCACCTGCTCAGTGGAGCTCAGTGGTGAGCAcagccccagaggaaatgaaacGGTAAAAGAAAACAGAGGGAACATGAAGTGCTCACGTGCACAAGATCTCGTATTTCCTGAGAACTTAATTTCTCTGATCTAAGTGCCTTGATAGATTTTAGCTTAGTAATTCCCAGTTGCTCCCTCTTCCTCCACTCAGTATCACTGGGCACTTTCTATCAGAACCTCCTGCTGAACCAGCAGTATGTTAGAGGAAAGCCAAGTAAGGCAAAATAGGTTGGATTGTTCATTCCTTCTTTTCTAGGCATAGCTTTAAGCCATCTTTGCACTGCCCTGATTCTGGCCCTGATCTTATGATGCAATTAATGCCCTATGGTTGCTCTAAAATGGACTGGCTTGTATTGACTGACCCTTTGTGGGCCATTTCACTGGCAGAGAATAATAGCTGGAGTGCAATACATTCCAGACATGTTCCTTGTGTTGTTTGAacagtgcctatcacaatggggccctgcGCCTCTACGAGCTActgcaataataaaaatggaGGAGGGGACCAGCATAGAACAGTTACTCCAGTCCTATATTGGCCAGAGAACCTCCTCCCAATATGTGGGTTCTCTGTGGTACACAAAGCAGCTGCTTCCTAAGGGAAAATCAGGGATGTTCTCAGTATGTATTTTCCTTAAAGTTGCTAGTCAGCACCTGAATCTCTTGCTTCCCAAAATCTGTATTCCCAACTTTAGTGCAAgctacttaaaaacaaaaattctgcaTTCATTACACCATGCTCAATCTTACTGAAATGCAAAGGATTACATAGGGCCTAAATCAGCATTGAATTTGGTCTCAATAGTCCAGTTTCTTCTTACCATGTAGCATAAGGGATCTGACGATCTCCTTCATGAAACATGAGAGACAGGAGTTGGGAGAAAGTGGAGAAGGGGCATTAGTATCTGCAGTGCTGCTGTCATGAGAAGTAGCTCATTAGATGTATGCAGAGTTATTAGCACAGAACTCCTGCTGCAGCTTGACTCTTGTAgcctaaaaatttcaaatgtattgatttttatGCTTGACTTTGGGCACCATCTAGGCACCTAAATGGAAATGActcattttcagatgtgctgagtaccTGTAACTCCCTTTAACCTCAAATGGAATTTATGGATGCTCAacctatttggaaaaaaaattagtcaGGCCACTTGTACTGCATTTAGCATTTCTGAAAACTGCAGAGATCTGACCTGCAGTGAATTTACAGAAACTATACCACTTGCCCATAAGGTGACAGCTGTGTGATCAACAAGAGACAGAGACCAATGTGATGCAAACAGCTGTTGTATCAgcatcttccctccccaccctgtaTACTAATTTCCATAGCAGCAACTGGCATCTTTGGGGCTCACACTGAAGGCAGAGTTGGAAGGaaaaacagacagttcctgtcacTAAAATAAAACCATTAGTTTAATATAtatgaaaagaagagaaaaggacAGAAGTGTCTTCTTGCTGAATGTTCACTATTCTGCCACTGAGAAAATCATTTTGACAACTACAATTCACCAATAGGCTTTGGAGAAACATGGGATTTTAGGGCAAGGGCAGTAATGTTTCTGCACTGTTTCAATGGCTTTCTTTAAATTAGTGCTGGATTGTGTAATCTGGAAACTAACCAGAGGGCATGACAGAGGGCACAAAGCATCAGATATGGAAAAAAGGTGtacttctctgatgcacagaatTAGATCCTTCCATCAtgcactcatagaatcatagaatgtcagggttggaagggacctcaggaggtcatctagtccaaccccctgctcaaagcaggaccaattcccaactaaatcatctcagtcagggctttgttaagcctgaccttaaaaacctctaaggaaggagattccaccacctccctaggtaacccattccagtgcttcgccactctctgagtgaaacagtttttcctaatatccaacctaaacctcccccactgaaacttaAGACTGAGCTGAAATGATTACAGTATGCGCTGCATATTGTGAGATCTTTTCAGACCTTCAAACTCAAGGCGCATATTTTCcccaaggaagagagagaaccaCATGTGACTGATGCTAGCATTTCAGGAAACTGCTCAGATACCAGTTATCCATGCTCTTAGTCATATCAAGCCCCAATCTGAAACCCTCCCTTCTTCTGTAGAACCATTATAGCATGGGAAGTGGTGCTACAAGCTTCCCAGATGCTGCCTGTCAGCTAGCGTCAATTCTGTTTTACAAGGACCACCTCCATGATGAAATTAATTCAGGCTACAGGGCTGTTCATTTCTGGGTCTTTCTGCTGAAACTCATCATGAGGTGACAGCTGTGATGGGCAAAAAAGATGggattgatttatttattaaaacagcATTTACTTGGTATTTTTAAAGAAACTCACTCTTTGCCATGCTCCCTGCCTCTTATTCTTTCCTTTTGGGGGAGCATTTGTACAACAGATTTACTGGCAAGGATGTTTGCAGAAAGCAGATTTCAAAGTGATAACTGCAAGTATTCAAGGAAGCCAAATTATAAATTCTCACCTGCAAGTGCTCGCATAGtcaaccaatcaggaaacagaaacaatatTATGGAGTTAACTGACTAATCACAACAATAAAAAGAGGTTATCAACTGTTCATAGTCaagccatatttttaaaagacttctCTAAAGAGCTCAAATATGTTCAAATAAATACGTGAGGAAATTCAATCAATAATCTGTTCAGTGATATTCCCCAATTCAGAACAATCTAGATTAATTTATTCCATTATCTGTTAAATCATTTCTACTAAGAAAGTGAAGGAAGGCCAATTTCACCTAGTCCGTTTTCAAATGAAAACATACTTTTACATAGAAATAGACCAGCATCTCCACTATAGATCAGAAGAGTAACAAAACCATCATCTGTATCTAATAGCTCATACAAGCAATATAAAACAATCTGATTTTAAATTGCTACACATGCAAACCAGATTTTACAAAACAGTTTGGGCAAATTATCTGACTTGAATGAAGAGTCACATTGCTATTGGAGTTTAATATCATTGCTTGGACCTCACTGGCCCAATCAATCACTGCATCCACCTTCATgaataaggctacgttttagccacaggtatttttggtaaaagtcatggacaggtcatgggcagcaaAAATTCATgggccagtgacctgtccatgacttgtgctatatacccctgactaaatattgggtgctctgggatgggggcagttgggggctcTGAGGGTGATTTGGGAGGGGGAGGCTTGAGTGCTcgagagggaggcagcctgggGGCATCAAGTGTGCTTTGGGGGAGTGGCAAtgcatggcccaggacccccgcTGGTGCTGCGGGAGGGGGGGAGAACAGCAGCATGTGAGTCTGGACCCTTGCTGCTGCCATGGTGGAATGGATGACAGCGCGCAACCTAGGACCCCCACTGCagctgttggggaggggaggcaccaTGGCCCAACactgttccagcagcagctggtgtggctggcccaggggatgcctgagctgctcaggtggccttGGTGCCAGATGCTGCAAAAGTCACAGAGGTCTCATAAAGTCACAGAATatgtgacttccgtgacctccgtgacagactcGCAGCATTAATAATGAACAATCCATTTGTGGACAAGAGGAATGAACTGAGAATTAACAGTTCAGTAAAtcaagaggaaaatattttttgaattaAAAGAGGAATGGTTTTGGGGAGGAAACACTTTCTCTATTTATGGACAATCCaaaaaaattatgggatatagctaaaagtataactgtaacatatataaataataaaataaataagttttgaCACAGAATTTTTCCTTCCTTATGCCAGCAAGATACAGCAAGGTGTGGGTAGATTCTAATTGACCAGTGCTCTTTAATCGCCAATTCCACATTATTGGGCCCCCAGAATAATCATTAAGAGCCAGATTTTACAATCCTTACTCACAGTGAGTAATACTTTATGCTGCCAGCAGTCCTAAAGTAGAAGGCAATACTCAGCGTGGGTATGAGTGGCAGAATCAGCCCCATAATGTTAAAATAATTATCTAATTCATTCAATTAATTATCTAATTTGTTCAATTAAACACTTGCTTATGCCTAACTCTGTAAAAACTTTACAACTTCATTTAATCATCAAGACATTCCACATTATAAAATTTAAACTCTTCTTTCACCAAAAAGTGTTATTTAAGCTCAATCATTTGTATAAAATGTTAGAGTCAATACTCCACCATTACTGGAACATGTTATCAAGAAAAAGACGAAGACCTTTAACAAAGCACTTCAGTCTACTGAAACTCCGTATTACAACCTACAGCCTGAGTAATAACAAATGAACAAATGTTCAGTGATGGTAAAGTTGTTATGAGACCCAGAACTAAAGAGCTACCCACGCACATCTCAATGCCTGCTATTTTTTAAGCAAACAAGTAAACTGAGTCCTGACAATTAATAACTGCTATTGTACTCGCCTGCAAGCATGACCTTGTTACTTACAAGCTATTTAAGCAATCCATACCTTTGTGCTCCCACAGATTGCACCTCCGTTATTTCCACAGTGTTAACAAATGAGACAGCCTTTGGACCTCCATAAGAGGGTGACCTAGGCATCCCTGTAGGGGATGATGGGACCTGATGGCCTGGTGACTTGTAGGAGCCATTGCTCACCCTGCCTTGTAGTGCCTGATGGGACTGGACATTGTTATTGGCTAGATCGGCTtgaagggaagttgtggaagtcCTTGGTGCCCTGGCCATTGCACTTGAGAGGGAAGACACCGAGGACTGCAGTATAGGGTTCCTTGTGCTAAAATTGGTCGCAGTCATCAAATTGTCTCTGGAGCCATATCTCATCACCATGCTGCGAGGGTCTTCAGACAGCGCGCTGACTTGTTGAAGGCTGTAAGAGCTAGGGGTGTCATACACACCCGAGTCTGCAAACACTGAATCCGGGTGTGACAGGAGGAGCTTCtccctctcttccatttctttcctCTCCTGGATGGATGCCATGATGGTTTTTGAAAGGTTGTCGTAACGGACGGGAGAGGGGTCCCGCTGGTGCGACGCTGGGCCCCCCAGCACCGGGCTGAAACTCTGTGGAGCCTGGCGCTGCAGCTCGCTTCCCCGTAGGTGGCACATTTTGGCTGACAAATATGGCGAATGGTACCCCACGGAGCCAACAGCAGAATGGACTATGCATTTCCTCCCGGAAGGGGACATGGAGTTTAGCAAACTGTCATAAGACAGACTTCCATTTCTGTTTgacagggagttgggggaaaAGATGCTTTTGTAGGGGGTGGAAGCAGCCCCTTCTGATTTTATTGGATGCAGTGGCACTTTGTCTGTCCCTCTCCTGCTGGCAGACTTCAAGCTCAGGGATCGCGAATTGACGGCGAAGGAGTCTATCTGGAGTGGGGAGGACTGATAAGTCTTGTGAAGCGAGCTCTTCCTGTAGTTCGAGATGTCCAGGTTGGGCTCCGATTGATAATCAAGACTCTGGTCATTCTCTTCAATCAAAACTCCTTGCTTGTGTCCCTCCTGCATGGTGATCTAAAACAGAGATGAGTATGAGAGAGGGAAGGCACCCTATGACAGAACACAGCACTGATTTGCTTCTCCTGGTGAGTGAGAAGTGCATAGTGagaacagagctgggaatcaggTTGTCTCAAATTCTCAGCCCAGATCTGACACAGATTCATTCTATGTGTTTAGAAGTGTCACTTAACGGTGCATCAGATTCCTTACCTGCAACACAGTGATAATAATTTACCTCAGAGGTGAGAAGGGTTAACTCATATTTGTTACATGGTAAGTATTACTGATTGTAATAAATAGGCCGAGGAGCGAGCACTGACAGTTGCAACAAAGCCCTTTGCAAAGAAAGGTGACCACCCCTTTCAGACCAAACCCGTGTCAAAGTAGGTCAGATTTTGACTGGACAACATTGACCTTGAAAAACTTTGTCCCTACAGATTAGAAATAAAATTTTCCAAGAGTAGCTTCCAGTTTCTGGAGCCTCCATTTCAGAGAGCCCAGCCACACACACTTTGGGCTAACTTTAATGGTGCTGAGCATTCCAGATTCCTACTGACATCAAATGATGTGACAAGTGCTGAATGATTCTGAAATATAGgccaaagctcattgaagatgAGAGGCCACAAACTGAGCCACCCTCAGTCAAAGGTCACTTTCAAAAGTTGTGGCTTTGATGCAGATGTGGGGGAGTTTTTCCCATTTCATGTGCTGTGTGGGAGAGAGTTCTATATCAGACAAGGAAACGTAAACcccatgttttatttatatacatcAAAACCATGAAGAAAACCCCTCTGTTGTAAGCATCTACTTTAAAGTATATGTAAGATTGCCTCTAATTTTGTTCAAACTTTACTTAAAGGCCATTCTCTGCTAAGCAACTGATTTTGGCTGGTCCCTTATGATAGGTTTCACCACAACTGACAATGAATTGGTTATTGGaactctgcaaaaaaaaaaagaatgattagTGTATGCTTATTTAATCAGAAAGGCAATCAATACTGCTTGTATTTTCTCCTTtcaggtttctttttaaaaagaaaaggaaataatacaaaaaaagcaTAACTGAGAGAAAGGTGCTTTTATACTCATTTTTACTTCAAGGTTGTGTCTTTGGGCTGGAAGGCAGAGAATGTGCATGATAGTTCTCTACCTTCCCCAACCATGGAAATAGACTGGATTCTTCTCTGGAAAAGGGAATGATGGACTCTGCTTAATGGGGAAGAAATGATGCAAGTGGTTGGCCTATTTCCCCCCACTGGGTGTTccgctctccctcccctcatttgtttttattgctcATGAATGGTGCTAGATTGACAGGCTGAAGACCAGGAAcagctcagaagcagcagcacaatcTTCACACTAGCCCACTACTGTACTTCAAGCCTGAAGCGAGAGGACAGTTATGCCCAACCCCCTAGATATGGCTTGGTCACCACATCCATTCAGTCCTCTAAAAGTCCAGCAAAGTTGCCAGTTGGTACCAATTTCTGTGATGTGGCCACTTGTCTATTACAAAGAGCACTAACCTCATTTGACACAGGTCAATCAGCCTAAGGTGACTTTGTCATCTTAGGCTAGATTTGAACCAGAAACCTAGCAGTTAAAAGACGCTATACCTAATTACCAGAACCCCCCGCTCCCCTGGTCTGATTAGAATCTATATTGCAGTACATCCCAAATGGAGAAAAAAGTTTATCCATTGGAGGTTATGTCAGGCACTGCATCTGGACCTGGAAAACTGTCTGTACTGTAGTACCCTGCTTGCACACATCAACATTTCAGGTTAAGCACTTGCTGATGCCTGTAAATATATTTGGAACTCGCTGGCAAGCCATTTGTCGAGTAATAAAGTGAAGATGAAATAATAAGATTTTGATACAGCCAGCTTGGTGCAGAACTCACATTCTGAAATGCTCCCCTTCACAAGGCAATTTCTGCCTCATTCTGGGGACAGATCTGGAAAGCATGATTTATAAGTAGATGACGCAGTAAGATTAAAACCTTAAGTTTTTAAAGCTGGTAAAGAATCAGTGATATCTACAACAAGCAGACACGGCCTtcattttcaaaaagttaaaaggaCGTTGCCAAAGCCCCTCTTTGTCCCTATCCCCATCACTGCCATTTAGAACAACCCCTTGGAAGCTTGAATCTGACTTCTGCTTCATATCTCTACTACATTCATTTCCTTGATTGCAGGTATACCCTGGATGTTACTGTAGGGTGGAAGATGGAATTGCTgctgaaattaattttaaagaaaTAGCATTGGGGTATTTGTTGAAGGGGAAATATCCATCCATATATAAACATTTGCATGGATTTTGCCAACATACATGATAGAACAAACTGGTAACTTCTGAGCCTATTTTCCAGGACAGAGTGTCCCTTTAACTGTTAGGACCttaattttctttctgttaaCAGATAATATGAagggtcattttttaaaaactgtaaccCAAGCACTAAAAGTGTGTTAAGGCTGTTCAAATGTACATAATCTTATATTAATTTCAACAACAATATATACCCACAAGGAATTCTTTTAAAGCTCTTTTTTGCTTTGTGAGCTTATATGCTGGGAACTGACTTTCATGTCCATGGAAGGATGGAAGTTGAGAGTTCTCAGGATCAGGTTCAAAATGTGGTAAAGCAAATGGGCACATTTTTCAGTAGGGCATCATGACAATCGCAATAGTACTGAAAATAAAAAGGTTTCACACAGAAAGTACTGTACATTCCAAGTGTGAAACACCAACCTGTACAAATATTGACTTCTGTACTGGAACATTCACAACAACCTGGAGGTGAGTTCACCATCATGTTGAAGTAGTCTACTGCTTGTTTGGAACAGGTTCTTCTCGACCATTATGACATGCTCACCTGCTCAGCTGCAGCGTGGTAGTGGACTTTGGAATTGTTGCTGAAAGCTGGTCGATACTTATACATGGCAGGAGTTGGGGGACTGATCAATTTAGGTGAAAGACCACTCTCTGGAAAAACAAATGTCAACAGACCATGCGCATGAACAGTATGTCTAAAATGGCATGTTAATAAATAAGATTACAGAATTGTATATAAACCCCATAAATAAACATGGCAATTTACAAATTgagctccagtcctgcaaagggTGAAAACTCTGTGTGTCTGTACTCATGcgcagagtcccactgaagtcaatggaactccaCATGGAAGTAGCTACACGCATGGCTGTAACTCGTTGCAGGACTGGATACGTATACGTGACACACTCTGTGGCCcatagagcttacaatctaaataaaacaaggaaaacatAAGACATAATAGGTCCTTGGTAGTTAAAGCCAGAGTTGCCAACTTACATCTTCCCCCAATTGCAAAATACAGTTGGGTCCAAACTAAATATCCTCACATTCAGGAGTGTTTGGATCTAAAAAGTTAGGATCAGGATCTGAATTTCTCAGCTGCCTCCTTTGGCCTAACCATAGACTTGGACCAGAACACTTTGGGTTCTGGGAGAGGTCAGATCCAGGTCCAGATCCAGATCCAAGTTCTGGGTCGAGGGGTTTATCTCTACTGTAAAGCCAAACAACCCTCTTTCTGGAATTCCAAATGACCTCTGCCAGGTCCTTTGCTGGATCTCATCCCAGCTgaaatgcaaacacacacacccctgcctacTCAGTATCAAAGTGATATATTCAGAAATAAGTGTAGTGTTTTCCTCTTACTGTCTGCAGTGAATTCTATACTTATATCAAATTCTCTCTCAAATTAAGAATTAAGAGAATTAAGAGCTTCCCCAAAAGCACAAAGAAATCCACATTCCATGAAGGTTCTGGAAGAACAATGCACGGACACCAACATATTTTCATAGCATCAAAAATAAAGTATTGATCAGGCTACCATACCTTCACTGGTTCCCAGCTGCCCCTTCAGTTCAGAGTACTTGCTTGGATCTCCTTTGGGAGGCAGAGGTGGCTGGATGTCCATGGTTTTATCCTCCAGACCTTCCAGGCTAACTTTAGACTGAAAATAACCATGGAATCAATCATTTCCCTCAAGTGGTTTAGATAACAACATGTGCTAAAGTATTATAGATTCtaaagacttgtctacactgggaaatgTCAGAGTGGTATACTATGTGTTAACGAACATGGGGATAAACACAATCCAACACTCTATGTACATAGGCCTGTTATGTCTAAAACCTAGTTTAACCGCAACCAATTGACTTGATTTTAAATCTAACAGTCCTTATCTACACAGAGTGACAGATCATGTTTAACCTCATGTTCGTTAACACACAGCATACCACTGTCGGCATTTCCCCGTGCAGAGAAGTCATCAGCAACTAGTGTTCCTTTATTACCAAGAAGGCCATTCCAGGAGTTCACTATATAAAAGCTTGAGAGATAATTTCTCATGTCTATAAAGCTTAGCACCATAAATCTTGCAGCACTTTACTAAGGTAAAAGCATCATTATTCCCTTTATATACAAATAGAAAGTGAGATACCAAGATGTAATGATCTGCAAAAGTTGCACTGCCAGAGGTAGGAACAGACCGCAATTCTCCTGGGTGCTAGTTCTATGCTCTATGCATTGGATCACAGTGCTTGCTGAAGGCTTGGGGCTCATTGCTTGCCTCAAGTAAACCAGGTTGCCTAATGGTGCCAGAACTCCTGCGATCAGCACAATATGGtggattaattaaaaaacaaacaaaaaccagaacAAGGGCCAGGAAGTGAAAAGTCCTGTGCCAACTCTTAACTAACTGCCATAAAGAACCAATGCTCACCCTTCTCTTGCTCTCCCATTAGAGTGCTATAGGAGGACCTTCAAAGGGTCAATAGCTCTTGGCACTATTATTCC is a window from the Gopherus evgoodei ecotype Sinaloan lineage chromosome 13, rGopEvg1_v1.p, whole genome shotgun sequence genome containing:
- the ZDHHC8 gene encoding probable palmitoyltransferase ZDHHC8 isoform X1, whose product is MPSSTGKRFKPTKYIPVSTAAALLVGSTTLFFVFTCPWLTRAISPAIPVYNGLVFLFVLANFSMATFMDPGVFPRADEDEDKDDDFRAPLYKNVEIKGIQVRMKWCATCHFYRPPRCSHCSVCDNCVEDFDHHCPWVNNCIGRRNYRYFFLFLLSLSTHMVGVFTFGLIYILNHMEKLGAAHTTITMAVMCVTGLFFIPVIGLTGFHIVLVARGRTTNEQVTGKFRGGVNPFTRGCCGNVEHVLCSPLAPRYIVEPKKKQAVSVKPPFFRPDLSERQITVKISDNGIQANLNRSKSKVSLEGLEDKTMDIQPPLPPKGDPSKYSELKGQLGTSEESGLSPKLISPPTPAMYKYRPAFSNNSKVHYHAAAEQITMQEGHKQGVLIEENDQSLDYQSEPNLDISNYRKSSLHKTYQSSPLQIDSFAVNSRSLSLKSASRRGTDKVPLHPIKSEGAASTPYKSIFSPNSLSNRNGSLSYDSLLNSMSPSGRKCIVHSAVGSVGYHSPYLSAKMCHLRGSELQRQAPQSFSPVLGGPASHQRDPSPVRYDNLSKTIMASIQERKEMEEREKLLLSHPDSVFADSGVYDTPSSYSLQQVSALSEDPRSMVMRYGSRDNLMTATNFSTRNPILQSSVSSLSSAMARAPRTSTTSLQADLANNNVQSHQALQGRVSNGSYKSPGHQVPSSPTGMPRSPSYGGPKAVSFVNTVEITEVQSVGAQREDMQLKTPHSKINGQPKGISRADCRLGSTSSSQGAPVSPARHSNVKKVSGVGGTTYEISV